The Eleginops maclovinus isolate JMC-PN-2008 ecotype Puerto Natales chromosome 6, JC_Emac_rtc_rv5, whole genome shotgun sequence DNA segment AACActacaaaagaacaaaaaactaaatgaaaaccaCTTCTTGCATCACGTTTGTTTTCTAAAGACCCTGGACCAAAAGGCAGTTTTACAAACCATTGGTTATCAACACATGAGCATAGTCCCACAGTGCTTGCTTGTAACAGTGCAAGCCATTACACTATTCAGCCCAAATACACCTGTAAGAAAAAAGTGCCATATTGCATATCGAGTATCTGTGATGAGGGCATACATATACCTGTACAATGATTCGACTGTAAACATGGTGCAAAGTAGTTATGACATAGTTTAAGGCTTTAAGTGTTGTTCACTGAGATCAAAAGGAATATGTCCATGAACTGGACAGACagtgtgaaaacaaaaagaaaagattcACCCTCTTTTACTCAGACCTGGATATTGTGTGTACTCGGATAGATTAGATTTTTTGAAGGCTAGCTCATGAATGTTATTGTTCCTGAAATACAAGGATTACTGACTTCCTTTTTTGGCATATAGGAATATTTAGGTGCCAGTTCTCTTAAATTCACTGAACaggttgttttttctaaatcacAGTGTACATTTTGACTTGTGAAAAACAGGTGTAATGAATAACATTAGAAATGGCTAGATCCCATTCACAAGTGCTGGCATGTTCAAAAGACACCAACATGAAATAGAGCCACCATTTTCTTATTGTGAGCTACTACTACCACAAACGTTAGGTTATCAAATCAGTTTTTCTATGGATTAAGGTCAAATTTGTAGCCAATTTTCATTGATCATGTTGGTAGGCCAAGAACCCATTATATGTTTAGGGGCTGATCCAAAAGGTATGTTTCGGAGTCATTAACAATTTGAGATTGAGTGTAACACCCGTTCATGTCGGAATCACTACTCTTGTTTATATTGGTTGCAcctgtgcttttatttgttttgacaagtcaaaatgtgtgtaaatcaaTAAAGGTCAAATGGTATAGAGTGGTGCTGGAATGATCCCTAAAACCCAGAAAGGAGTTAGCATGTTACCActtgttgttctcttgtctCGAAGCCAttgtttttttgaatgtgtttttggttagatgcctgaaataagttcTGTGGTTATCACAGGcttaaaatatgtcagtaaataccccattGGTGAATGTACGAAGCTTCTATGTCtcattaaaacagcatttgctAACAATTGGCTAACtgagactactaaacgtcaattagccacctttagcttagtggcAGGGATTTACAGCCGTGATATAGTTCGCCTTTagcttaacgttagcttttagcttctgttgattacatttacgtgtaaatatgtggagattatcctgcggaataaaatgtgtaagtatcataaatgtgagTTTGCCAGTATTCTGCAGTATTCTGAATCCCAATGGAacaatcccattgctttttgaaGAGGGCCCTTGCGATGCTCACTTTAGGGTTggcttacaaaaatacatcGCTGCACCACTCTATCAGCGCTCTGAATGTTTGCAGAGTAGTTTCTTTTGCCACACAAATAGTTCTGACCTGGCACACCTGATCCCGAACGCATTGTGGCTCCACACCCGGTGAGTGAGGCTTAAACATGTTGATATAATTTTGATATTGTTGCATACACACTTTTTCTGCGTTCTGCCgctaacaaaaatgtaaataaaaaacacatacacaccaacacTCACAGGCAATGACATCCTATCAAGAGTATACCGTTACCCCTAATATAAGGACTACAATTCACATGTATTAATTCTGCTGCTAGTAGCATTACCATTTATCTACATTAAAAGCTTAAAGCTTATATACATTTGCATCAGTATAAGACATAATACTACAGTGTATTACGCGTCAGCTTTTCATGTGTGATAACTGATCTAAACTTAAGGATGGTGTGCAAACAGCTCTACAGTGAAGTTTAATCCActttctgggggaaaaaaatcaatatttgaTCTATAGTTAAACTGGATATAAAGAAAGCATTACAGAAGGGCCACAATGATGGTTACCGATGCAATAAAAATTAAGGAATGCGTCACCACTAAAACTTTTATATAGAATCTGCaaagctaaaaagaaaaagctaaaaGGCTTCTAGTCAATGCCTTGCTACCTAACATCACAATCTTGTGCTACTCATGGTAAATAAATGGTTCTGAAAGCACAAAAACAATCTATAAATTAACCAcaagaaaaacagcagttttggcagattttttttgagaaaatgtgaaaaatccCTGCAATTTGTGTCTGCGTTTGGAAAACGAGGTTGTTGACGGGGTTGGGTTTATTTTATCGATTTAAAATCTGCTTAATGTTCCCGCTCATCGAATCCTGAGGTaggaaaacatatatatttctcTTCATATCGTTTAGGCTGCCTATAACATGTTATGAATGACAAattatttagtgtttgttttttagttaaaaacacaattatccGCTGTGCTATTTTGAATGGTTTTTCACTTTTGCTTTCTGAGAAATAAAGCCTCGGCAATGTGAGCAGGACTGCattatggcttttttttttttaaagatgttttgcaTCAATGTGATGAAGTTCTTTGATCTGCCCTGTAATGATTTTCAGTAAATTAACCAAAAACATCCCCATCAGGTAATTTAACGCTAAAAATATGTCATTCAAGTTTCACAATTTCATGATGCAGGACATGAAAAAGCATGTTCCCTTGcatgttgttttgctttcatgCAGTGACTAGATGTCACTGCATCGTAACTGTCGTTAGTGAAGCTGTTTTGAAAGCTAGCTCACAATGTAAACATACACGTGTAACCGGCCGTGTCAATGAAGAGGAGTAGGTCCAAACTTTCAGGAGATGATAAGTGGAatcaaaaagcacatttctttaaaaaaaaaaaaccaattcTTAAAGATTTTGATCGTTTCTTGATACCCAACCCTAGTTACATTAGGGGATAGTGGTCACATGACTTGTGTATAGACAGAGGGATGAAGCTGCTCCCCCCTCACATCCAGTTCGGTGTATGCGTGTATGTTTTCAAGTACAACACAGAGATGCTAAATCCTAAAAAGTGGACTGATTGTAGCTGGTCAATTTGAAACCGCCCGACTTTCTGTGCTCCTGTAGAACCCCTCCCACAACCTAAACCACCCTAGTGGTATACGGCCGGGTTGGGAGAGGAGGATGCCCCCTTGTTGCGTCCTAACATGGAGGGCTGGAAGTCAGGGTGGCGGCGGGCATGCTTGATCAGGTGGTCGCTGCGCATGAAGCGCTTATCACAGAGGGGGCACAGGAAGCGCTTCTCCCCAGTGTGGGTGCGGGTGTGGCGGGCGAGCTCGTCGGAGCGGGCAAACTTCTTCTCGCAGTCGGGCCAGGTGCAGGGGAAGGGCCGTTCACCTGCAGcaaggaggcagaggagagaggaccATTCAACACCACATCATGTACCATATCTGTCAAGCTGCATTCACACCGTATGCGGAAAAACGACTCTAGCGCCGTGACCGTTTTTAATTGTCGCTGAACTTTGACCTCATTAACCGCAGACCTTTTGCagtgcaaccaatcagatgacagctgaATGAAGTGacgcaagctagcaggggacGTAACCATAGAAACATATCTTTTCACGCAAAGTGCTAATCGTGTTTCATGCAGCTTGGGTCTACAGCATGCACATTTTGGGAGACTATAATATGTTACCAAcacttcaaaatatattttgttaactgTCAAAGAGGAGTATAGAAACCATGaaattatatcattttaaaagtctgaTTTAGAGAAATGTGACTTTGTTTATTACTCAAATAGATTTGAGTAATGTGTGCAGtattttagtattattataGTTAATCTTTGCCCCTCCAAGCCCAACTCTCCAGTTCTGCATTGCATTGGTTAAATAGCagatatataattatttagCTGAATTTGTACAGGTTTACTGATTAATTTCCTATCAAATGTCCTAAAAAGATAGTGAAAATGCACCTTGACGTCTGGAAAAATCAGGCTGAAAAAAATCCCACAAAACCAAGAAAGGCTTTACTATtttgctaaaaaaacaaacagttattGATTATAACATTTACGACTCctcaaataacaaacaaatagttTCTTATCCAATATTGTTTGCCTTGATATAACAgcgttttttttaaacataacataaataaaagataaatatgtgAATTTTAACAAATTACCTTATGCCGTGTACAAGCAGTTCAGTGTAAAGACAAAATTATGATGTGCTTCATTAACACAAAATAgctttgcatacatttttcatcaATCCACAAATTAACTAATAGAATATTCATCGAAAAATGAAGTAGCTACTGCTGTAGCTTATTTTCTATATCGCTGTATTTATTGTATGGTTTATAAGgtagtgaaaaatgtccatcccagtttctaATAGTCTTGTTTTGTTAGTTCTAACCCCAAATATTTGTTCTCTgcaatatgatataaaacaaagacacacagagaaagatcTCAACATAGTTAAATATGTGATAAAACATATCTGGGCTTTTAGATGGTTCAGATTAGTGTTCTTAAGCTACTGCTAGCCTTAATCTCCTACAGGCAACATGAGCAAAACCAGGATAAACGAGTGGGATGCTCGGAGCCATTTTCAAGATCACAAAGCCTGGCCACGTTGTTGTTGCAGAACTCTTTGTGGGCGTTCCCACCGCAGTTTCTTTCAGCCGTTTCCTGTCCTTAATCCGTGTGCGCCTGCTCAGTGACCCTGAACACACAGATTCCCCTCATTTTGTGAAAATCACAGGCAGTTTATAACTCTGTTTTAGGGATCTGATATCATTCATGGTGCTGACTCTATTTTCAGCTCAACTAGCTTTGTATATCACGTTAATACACTGCGAGAAATTACCAATTGCACTGTAAAGTGAGGCGCCACTACACATTCAGTGTTTTCCCTCACCCGAAATGAATAATGTGTTTAATCAGGCACATCCATTTTTAGGACGCACCCCCTGCAGCTTTTCAATGAATGCTTTAACAACTTAGACATTTCAGAGCATAAAATCAATTTGAGTAATCAGCAGACGTGAGAAAGACAAGGTGATGCAAACAGTAAACACTTAACAGCCCGAACATCAGCACTTGCTGCTGCCATCAACAGGAGAGGCCATGTCCGACTGTGAACTCTCTCCACTCGACGTTAAGGTTTCGTCTTACGTTCATTTCATATGCAAATGTAGTCGGGAGGAAGACCTTCGTCACCGATTTTAACGTCCAGCCCAGTTCTTTTGTTAGTTTACTTCTTTGTCAGTCTCTGAGTGGAgttttctgtctttccctctttgTTTGGCCACGTTATTGTACCAAGTCAGTGAAAACATTTACCACCAGCGAGCTACTATTAGCTAATCCGATAAAAGGGGCACTTCCCCTGGTTAAAACACTATGGGAGTACATATCACTGCCAAAGCAGAAGTTAGGGGCAcactttatttccaaatgtaCACGACATTAAGTGCTGATACGAGAAACTGTTGTTGTCCTCTTACCTGTGTGTGTCCGGATGTGTGCCTTCAGGTGAGAGGATTTCCCATAAACTCTGTCGCATCCGTCAAAAGTGCACTGGTGTCGCTTCACCGGGGACCGCGGGGCCCCCACGCCTACTCCCCCCCTCAGCTGCTGTCCGGGCACCGGGGTGGCGGAGGGGGTCATGGTAGGGGTGGTCGGGTCCGACAACGTGGTGTAGCCGCTCTCGCCTCCACACGAGGAGTTGCTGCTCTCAGAGTAGGCCGACATTGGGCGGAACTTGTCGTGCAGGTCGGTCAGTATCCCGGCCACCGCCATCATGTTTGCCCCCTCCAGCCTCAGAGTCTCCCGCACTTCCCTGTCCTCGTTCGACACGTCGGGCTCCCCGGGGAGCAGGCCCACCGTGGCCGGTTGGCTGGCGGGGGCGACTGGGGTGGGTCTGTGCAGGACAGGACCGCTGGATATCGATACCAGACACTCGGCAGCGAAATAATCAGACGAAGCAGTCAACGACATTGTTATCTGCCTCGTTTTGTTGGCTTTATctagaaaaaagtaaataaacgAATCCGCCAGGAGGGGCTAACGGTAGTCTGAGCCTGACCTCGTTTTCATCAAACTCGACGAACCAACCGTTTCCAGCCGAGCCCTGAAACCGCCATATAGTGTGTCAGTAATCGGGAAATGGCTTATTTAACTAACGAAGAGGCACAATTTAGAATAATAATATGCTAAAACCGTGCCAATAACTCAAGCCAAACACTCGTGCCCCTCACCGTTGACGGTTCATTGTGTCTGAGCCTCGGAGAAGCCGGTCAAACCTACGCCCCCTGGTCCGGACTATAGATGCGTTCATGGCCTATCGGGTAAATAGGTGATGGGGGTGtttctgtgttaaaaaaaatgtcataaatgccacccttttactttttttggtcACTATAACTACTTCAGTCTTGTTTCTATAAttgaaacactttatttatacatatacTCCAAATAGCAAATCACAAACCGCAATATTGAACACAAATTATAAGTTTGGCATCTAAGTATGTTATGTGGGCTGTTTTATAAATAACCACAAAGTCACAAGCACAATGAATGTAACTAAGCATAAAAGCGCATCATTAACACACTCAACGTTATAAAATGTGCTTATTCTAGAATTTCTGGACTAAAAGTTGGGGTGAAACCGGGTTAACGGTATTTTTTAGAGAAGTTTCTTATTTACAATTGTATCCTACGTTTTGAACGCTGCGTCTAGCAACTGCACGCAGTGACTGACGTCGCAGCACGGGCGTGGACCGCGGCGGCGGGTGCATCGTGGAAAGTAGGTGGCAGGCAGCTTGGGTAATAATGGGGGAAGGAGATGGGGATGAAAGGCGCGATGGGTAATTTAGTTTGAGCCCTCTCAAAAGGCTAAATAGCGGGGCTGAGTGGTGCcgggtttcttctttttttacaccTTCCTGGCACATTTAGTTACATAAAGAACCACCATACCCCCTTATCTCCACTTTCAAACAGTTTTTATCCATAAGAGCCAGACACTAGATGTCCCTCTTCCCAAACGCTCTCCCCCCTCAACTGTTTAGAAGTTTATGAATCAGATTTTAATAGATTAGAGTCCACACTGGTTGTGTGGcttattgattattttcataatgacagtgtgtatgtgtttaacTGTGACCTAAAATATTCAGCTAATAAAGAATAGCAAAAACACTCATTATTATAACTCCAGGTTTTGCTCTGTAGTGCTCTACTATTGTATTTTAATCATGATATACTTGCAGATAAATATGTTTCACGTTGTATATTATGCTGCCATCTTTCAAACTGTTCAAtgcattcaattatttttatctcactGTATGTGATTCCATGTTTTTTGGTGGGTAATAAGAGAACTTAATTTTCTTTCTGAGGTCCACTGTGGTGTCAAGTGATTGGCTCAGAGCGTGTTTGTAGCTCCAGTTGGGAAGGTATTTCCTGATTGGTCGCTGTGAGCACCATGGGTCACTGTGGAAGCCCACATACAGGCCTGGTCATTCAGTGGTGTGAACAGTGCTTGGTTTTCATCCCACTTACATGTGGAGGAGGCTTGGAGGAAGCCAAAACCTGAAGTTACTAGAGGGGCTGCTATGGCTATGTCCGTATTACTATTCAATTATCTGcatcttctttttctgctgctACATGGTGAGTTTTGCGTCTTTTGTTGTGGGATTTATTCATTCATGGTGTGCTATTTAATTTTCCATTAAAAGCGGAGTTTACTTGACTAAGAGTTGAGATACCATGAGGGTTGATTATAGTGATTTGGTGAGTTTTAAATATGAAACGTTATTTTTTTGGCATTATGTTTATGATTTGTTTACCTGATTTTCTATGCAGTAAGTGATTGCTTTCAGACGGAGCCAAATCTCTGTGATTCAAGTTGTGCTGGTGAGAAACCAGTTTGTTGCTTATATCAAATACAATGCTCACTGAAAAATACTTACATTTGTAAGATTTGTCATAAACATTTTTATACCACAAGATTCACCTCAATGAAaccctctttttctttaaatgttattatttcatGTCTTAAGGGTCTCCAGCCCCTGACTTGTCCTATCAGAGAGGTGTCAGGTATACTTACCGGTATAGCACGACAATTACCACAACCCTTCATGGCTCCAGTGCTGGAAGGAATGGACTGGCTTTGGACTGTGTGGTTGATATCGACGTGGTTTCCAAGTGTCACCTCATGATGCAGGTCAGCTCTCATAGAAGTGTTCATgggaataaaagagaaatgcagAAACTCATTGATTTATGCACTTGCAGATCAGGAATCCACAGATAAAGCGACTGTCCCCTCAGAAGGAACACTCTGTGCAACGTTTAAAGAGCTTGAGGTACAACTTCAATAGTTAAATGTGCTCTAATTTGTCCTCATTGTGCAGCATTCAAAGTCCAGCTCGTTTTGGAATGCCACAACTGTTTATCCTATGAATGTGATACTCTGTTCCGATGCTTCACTTGTCTGTGTTTTGGGGTCCCGGGGGGACtcatctgctgtttttgtttcccaGAGATTCGCTGGAGAGAACGCGCCTCAAGTTCTCCCTCCATGGGGGAAAGGTCACGGCCCTCTGTCTCCAGGAGGGGGAGCAGGTGTGGGCCCTCAACATTAAAAGGGCTCTACTGAGCATGCTCCAGAATCCCGGCATGGCCTCCAAACAGGAATTAGTAAAAGAGGTGAGGGTTAATGAGGGCTCTGTTCTGTGTATGCAGCAGCTCCTCTATCTTTATggaaatttcaaaataagtaCTTCTAGTCCGAAAACATCACCTTTAGTCCTGCAACAAACAAGAATTGTCATTAACACCATCTTGCCACAATGTAGTGCACTCACATGGTAATTATCTGATTTTTCTCTAACCCCTCTTCCCAGACTGATGTATACGGGACATGCAGCAGCAAGTATGAGAGGAAAGGACCTGTACTGCTGAAGAGCAGGGATCTAAAACAGTGCCAAAGAGCCAGACTGGCAAACTTCTGGCCCCATTCAGTAGCTTTAACTGAAGATACAGTGAGTTTACCACTCTTCTTTTTGAATAAAGACACTGTGGAAACTGAGGCAGTGTCCTTTTAAAATGGCCCTTTTTGAGGTTCATAATATTAGGTTGTGCCTGTACTGTGACGTGTTTataagctttaatgttcaaaaaaagccttttttcccagcacctcttttcaccctctgttgttttgtgatttgtcaaccacttaTAGATGTTGGAGTGCTAGggaatagaagcacaagtgttacatagtgatgtcaccaagTCACTTAAGTAAACAAatagtccaatggaggcatttcagatAGGGGGGGAAGGTGTGGGAGataactccctctggaggaacacaggaattttagcctttgcaaaccataCATGCACAAActatataatacactacagaaaaagggaaaatgcCAAATAGCCAAATACTGCCTCTTTGATGGAAGTGTGGGTGTTTATTTCtcttattgtttgttgttt contains these protein-coding regions:
- the zgc:153115 gene encoding Krueppel-like factor 9; translation: MSLTASSDYFAAECLVSISSGPVLHRPTPVAPASQPATVGLLPGEPDVSNEDREVRETLRLEGANMMAVAGILTDLHDKFRPMSAYSESSNSSCGGESGYTTLSDPTTPTMTPSATPVPGQQLRGGVGVGAPRSPVKRHQCTFDGCDRVYGKSSHLKAHIRTHTGERPFPCTWPDCEKKFARSDELARHTRTHTGEKRFLCPLCDKRFMRSDHLIKHARRHPDFQPSMLGRNKGASSSPNPAVYH